TACTGGCACCTCACGGGTGCGGCGAACGTTGCCTATCTCAAGCCGCTGGCCGAGGACGCGGCGACCAACATCGCGCTCGTGTGCGAGTCGGGCCGCATCTACTCGTTCCTGGTCTCGGAGCACGCCGACGAGCCGCCGCACCTGGTCGTCCGCGTCGAAGCGGGCGCCGACACCGCGGGCATGTCCGGCGCGGGCGCGCCCGCGTTCGTCGCCCGGACCGAGGTCGCGGCCTACCGGGAGATGGCCGCCGAAGCGGCCCGCGCGGCCCGCCGGGCCCGGGCGGCGGCGGAAGCCGAGATCGAGGCGTTCCGCGCCTCCTATCCCGAGCGGCTCCGGTTCGAGTACCGGCTGGACCGGGATGCCTCCGAGCGGCCGTTCCTCGTCGAGGCGATGTGGCACGACGGCCGGTTCACCTACCTGCGCTCGCACGCCCAGGAAGCGCCCGCGCTTTATGAACTCAGGGACGGCGAGCCGGCGCTCGTCGCGTTCGATC
The nucleotide sequence above comes from Candidatus Palauibacter soopunensis. Encoded proteins:
- a CDS encoding TrbG/VirB9 family P-type conjugative transfer protein, with the translated sequence MRLHTIPIALALLLAALPAAAQEHKAAAQSEPDAAFLRVTAAGDGGDRIHIVRARVRHTTVIVLPAAERILDFVAGDSEYWHLTGAANVAYLKPLAEDAATNIALVCESGRIYSFLVSEHADEPPHLVVRVEAGADTAGMSGAGAPAFVARTEVAAYREMAAEAARAARRARAAAEAEIEAFRASYPERLRFEYRLDRDASERPFLVEAMWHDGRFTYLRSHAQEAPALYELRDGEPALVAFDLTEDGLYVARHVLGDGWLQIGDERAGWRFEPAEARR